In the Mesorhizobium sp. M1D.F.Ca.ET.043.01.1.1 genome, AGGGTGCATGCCGGCAACCTCGCGCGTCACCCGAAGGTGCGGCTGCGCTACATCGTCGATCCCAATCGCGAGGCCGCCGAGAAGGTCGCCGCCGTCGTCGGCGCCGAGATCACCGACACCGAGGCCGTGATGGACGATCCGTCGGTGAAGATGGTGTTCATCGCCTCGGCGACGCGCACGCATGCCGAGCTTGCCATGGCCGCGGCCGCGCATGGCAAGGCGATCTTCTGCGAGAAGCCGATCGATCTCGACCTCAAGCGCACGGACGAGTGCCTGGCCGCAGTCGAGAAGGCCGGCGTGCCGTTCCAGATCGGCTTCAACCGCCGCTTCGATCCGAGCTTCCGGGCGCTGAAGGAACGCATCGATGCCGGCGAGATCGGCGCCGTCGAGCAGGTCATCATCACCAGCCGCGACCCCGAGCCCGAAACCGAGGAAGCGCTGGCCGGCGGCGGGGGCGTCTTTCGCGAAATGACCATCCACGACTTCGACATGGCGCGCAACCTGCTCGGCGAGGAGCCGGTCGAGCTCTTTGCCACCGGTTCATCGCTGGTGGCGCCGCAATACAAGAAGCTCGGCGACTACGATACCGCGATGTTCATCCTGCGCACTGCGTCCGGCCGGCAGTGCCACATCAACAACA is a window encoding:
- the iolG gene encoding inositol 2-dehydrogenase; its protein translation is MMDVCLFGVGLIGRVHAGNLARHPKVRLRYIVDPNREAAEKVAAVVGAEITDTEAVMDDPSVKMVFIASATRTHAELAMAAAAHGKAIFCEKPIDLDLKRTDECLAAVEKAGVPFQIGFNRRFDPSFRALKERIDAGEIGAVEQVIITSRDPEPETEEALAGGGGVFREMTIHDFDMARNLLGEEPVELFATGSSLVAPQYKKLGDYDTAMFILRTASGRQCHINNSVRAAYGYDQRIEVHGADGMLLAGNRLPTSVEMSGGKGISRDKPYYFFVERYSESYAAEIDDFITSVETGRKPAVTASDGRKAMILCEAALASARSGRFEPVKL